tttgtttactgTGACTGATCATAGAAAGTCAAGTGTGGTACTTTTCACTTGTGAAATCATGTTAGTATTCAAAAAATTTCAGACCTTAGAGCATCTGGGATTTGTGGATTAGAGCTATCAATCTGCAATAGTTAACACAGAGTTGTGAAATTGGGCTATTGTTATTTATACTATCTGTGATTTATGGTGTATTTATGGACTATCTCATTATTGTAGTTATAAGGttaggcgtggtggcacatgcttataatcccagcacttgtggggggagggctgaggtaagagaatcatgagtttgaggtcagcctggactacatagggtctctctctcccttcccctgccttccccagACTATTATATGATGATTGATAAGGGAGTGAGAACTCTGAAATGACCCTCAGGTCTTGTAAAAGCACCTTCCTCTTTATAGTACTGAGTTTTGGTACTAAGGCTAATGCCTATCCTGTCTTTTCCCAAGGCTGTCCTTTTGAAAAgatattttttcctttggggCCCAGGGTCTAAATTCCAGCCCAGCCTGTTTGTCCTTATCGCTCTGCAGGGGCAGATCACCGGTTTTCCTAGCTCTCCCTTTGGGCTCCTGGGGCATGACAGAGTGCCGTCTCAGAATCCCCAGATCCTAATCAGAGCCACTGTCTCTCACTATTAGGgtgccatttctccaaccctgcTTTCCTCAGAATTCTCCAAAGAATGGGATATGTTAGGAGAGGAAGGCACACTCTAGAACTTCAGAAAGCCACGGATGAGAGGGTCCTCAGAGTACTCTGCTGCGAGATGAGGATCTAAGCCCAGAGAAGCCGGAGAACTGGCCTGATAGGTCAGGAGCGGAGCGGAGGCTCAAACCTGGGTCACCTCCCACGCGCGACCTGGGTCCTCTCCGCCCTGCGGGTGGGCGATGTCCGGGGCTCTTCTGGTTGCTGCGGGGACCCGGGAGTGACAGCGGCGACGCCCTGGGAAGCCgagccccgcccccggccccgcccccccccgcagCCGGCTCCCGGGGCAGCGGGCACGGGCGCAGTGAGCGCGGGTCCCGCGGGCGGACGGTATGGCGCCGCCGGTGCAGCTGGCGCCCGGCTCGCTGGCCCTGGTGCTGAGCCCGCGGGAAGCCGGGCAGGCGGCGGGGGAGCCCGGCGGCCGCGCGCTGTTCCGCGCCTTCCGCCGGGCCAACGCGCGCTGCTTCTGGAACGCACGGCTGGCGCGCGCCGCCTCGCGGCTGGCCTTCCTCGGCTGGCTGCAGCGCCGGGTGCTGCTGGTGCGAGCGCCCCAGCCCTGCGTGCAGGTGCTGCGGGATGCGTGGCGGCGCCGAGCCCTGCGGTCGCCCCGGGGCTTCCGCATCACCGCGGTGGGTGAGTGCGGGCCGGGAGCCGCGGCGACAGACTGCAGGGGGCGAAGGGGGAAGGCCTGGTGCGTGGCCAGAGACGGCCAGGGTCACCGCGACAAGTCCCGAGAGCCCGCGGGTTCCTGgtggcaggggaggaggaggcattttAAGAAAAGTTAGGCTCTGGTTGGAGAAGGAATCCGCTtgctccatccttccttcctagcCTTCTTCCTACTTTTAActccctttctgcttttctttcgatctttccttcttcctttattccatttcggTCCCTGGTGTTCGTGTCCTGCTTCTTGGGTCAGCCAACTTTCAGAAGTTTGGGGGATCGTCATTAactgccgggggtggggggtgtagaAATAGATGGTGCTGTGGACGCATCCCATCTCATTAACCAGTCAGAGAAATTTCCACCTCTCCAGTCTTTTCAGATTGATCGTTTGTTTGGGAAACCGACAAGAGCTGTTTGCTTGTAAAATAGAGATTCTCCTTGAGAAACGGAACCACTGCACCAGAGAGCGGTCACTAACACTGGCCACTACAGGCAGGCAACTGTGACAGCTCCCTCCAAAGCCTACCTGGTTCTGCCCTGGCTGTCTGTGGGGGCTGTGGGGACGTTTGAGGTGTGGTGGTGATCAGTTGTTTCCAGTCCTGAGTTTTGACTCCTACCAAGGAACCTCTTCATCTTAGTCTcgggtcctcctcctcctcctcctcccatcgcAGGAGCACAGCAAATAAACATTCATTATACTCCCTGGGGCCAGGGAACACCTGATGCTGTGTGTGGTCTTGTCCAGGGATGGTGACCTTCTCTAGGCAACCCAGGACAGCAGAGCTGGCCTGAACCTTGGAAGGCTTCTCACCCTCATGCTGTCTTagccagcccaccccccacattTCCTTGCTTAAAAAGAATAAGAGGAGGTTGCAAAACCACATAGACAGGTTTCATCTTTTCCAGGCAGGAGTGAGTCGAAAGAATAGTTCTCTGGCTTTGAAACAGGGAGCCAAGTAACCAAGTCAGAATCCTCGCCGGGGAAAGGGGGCTTGCAGACAGGCTGGATGAAAACGGCTTTTCAGTCCTGTGTCCTGGGTTTCTCTGGTTTGAACTAGTGGTTGCATTCTCCcgtcctctgcctccttccaaaGGGTGAGCATAGTGTGTATTTCAGAAAGGGAACTGAATGCAGTGGGGGTCTAGACCAGAGGGGTGAAATAAGAGAGGATTTATGCAAAGTCCGAGGCAGCCGTGATACTGCCGTTGGGGCCCAAGGAGCTGTGGCGCATGCTGGGATAGGGGTAGAAAGGTGAACGGGGCCCCTATTCCTTTCCAGCACAGTGCACCTACCTGACTAGTGTCCAGTAATGACTCATCGgatgtttttcatatttatttatgtttgtgtgtatgtgtgtatgcatgctttgGGACACGATTGGAGGTAAAATGACAGCTCACCAGAGATTCCTTAACAAGGGAGAGTATAACAGGTTTATTTAAACGTTTTACAAATGTTGGGGCTGTTTGCCACACGTTTTGGtgtacgcctttagtcccagcactccggaggcagggagaggcaggtggatctctatgagttcaaggccagcctgttctacagagtgagttccaggacagctagggctacacagagaaaccctgtctcgaaaaacaaaacaaaagaggtttattttgtgtgtatgggccTGAGTGTATGTTCATCacgcccacagaggccagaagagggccagatgccctggaactggagttacagttggcaGTGACTATGTGGGTATGCGgacttgaacctggatcctctgaaagagtagctggttctcttaaccactggggctttttttttttttttttttttttttttttttatgtagggtttaatgcagcccaagctggtctcaaattgGTTATGTAACCAAGGTTGCCTTGAACTGGTTTTCCTTCATTTACCTCCTATGCCTTGTTTATGGGGGTTGAACCAGGGGTTCGTGTGTGCCagccaagcactctgccagcttcAGCTTGGGGAAGAGCTGCCTGACCTAGGGACAGATGCACATGGGTGGTtaggggtgtttttgttttgaataggATTGCTAATTGCTATCTAACTTGAGATGCCAGAGTCACAGGAATAAAGAGTCACCAGTCATCAATCAGCTCTTGGGCCACCTTAGAGTCCCAGAGGACAGTGAATATGGGAGATGGTGCTTTCCATCAAAAGAAATGAGGtttcaggccaggcggtggtggcgcatgcctttaatcccagcactcagaggtagaggcaggaggatctctatgagtttgaggccagccttggtctacaaagagagtttcaggacggccaggactgttacacagagaaatcctgtcttgaaaaaccaaagaaatgaagtatgaagtttttctttttgtggtttttttgagacagggtttctctgtgtagctttgcgcctttcctggaactcgctttgtagcccaggctggcctcgaactcacagagatccgcctgcctctgcctcccgagtgctgggatgaaagacatgccgctgccactgccaccacctggctaatttGTATCTTTCTAAGGCTCACACATCCTTGCATACAGGCATGTGGGCACAAGGACTGTAGCTGACGGACACAGACAGTGCAGGGAGATGAGGGAAGACCATCTTCATCCACCCAGCTGTGCTCCCAGGGGACTTTCTAGCTTCTGGAGCTTGTAGGGCCTCTCAAGCCCAGAAGAAAACatttggtgtggtggcacacgcctgggatctcagtattcaggaggtggagacaggagatcaGGCGTTAAGaccatcctcagccacatagcaaGAGTTCATACCCGGCCTGGGCTGCGTAGAGCCTTGGCTCCAATAAACCAGTGCCACTCAGATTGTTCAGCGGGCGTGGTGCTTGATGTGCAAGCCTGGGGACTTGAATTTGAACCCTGAAACTTAGGAGAGAGCAGGTTCCACAGTGTGCCTCTGACCTCTCATATGTCCTGAGGCCCTGGCACCCACCCCAACACAGAGATAAATAGGCGAAACCCATCTAATAAATAAGGCAAGCACCGAGAACCTGCGGTAAGGACAGACGGGTCCCGGGGCACAGCTGAACTGTGAACTGCAGGTTCTTCCCCGGCTTGTGCTGTTTCTCTCCGTCTTTGCTTAGagacctccccccatccccccaccccaccctgtcccCACTAGAGGAAAGCCAAGGTGGAGGCCGGGGAGTATTTTCCTGGAAACGGACATCAAAACTTTCAGCTTGATGACAGCAGGCAGCTGCCTCTTTAGTGCCGGAGGCCTCGGGGGttttatttggggttttgtttgttttttagtagcAAATGACATTAACTCATGAAAGGGGAATTCTAGAAGCTGTTGGGAGACAGCTGGTTTGCTTACCCAGCTGAggtccacgtgtgtgtgtgtgtgtgtgtgtgtgtgtgtgtgtgtgtgtgtgcatcgtCTTTTGTTTGGGCAGGTCCAGTTGCTGCTCTGAGACCCCACCACTGGGACAGACAGGAAAGGCGGGCAATCAGTGGGATGGATGCCACTTGTCCAAATGTGTCTCCACGCTCTCACCCTAAACATGGCTTAGAATCTTTACACTCCTCTCTCCCCGACCCCCCTCGGTGacctctcactaaacctggagcttaccaactGGCTAGACTAGCTGATCAGTGAACCCCAGGATCCTTTCTCCACActcagagctgagattacaggacacacacacatacttgaatTATCTCAGCCCATAGCATCTTTTCACATTGAGtgcctggtggctgtggaggtctgAGGTCAGCAACAAATCTCCTGAAACTCAGGATGATTGTGAGCTCTTATGTGGATTCGGGGAATCCAACTTTAGTCCTCCGCAAGTACTCTAAACTGCCCAGCAtctcctccagcccccccccccccatgactttatttatttatttgaaacaagatctctctatgtagtcctgggtgtcctggaacttgctatgtagaccaggctggcctacacaATTCCTCCTGCCACATCTCCTGAATTTCGGGaccaaaggcatgtgtcaccaccccGATGCCTATTTTTAAATACGATCTCCACCAGGCTGAGGAGGTTGCTCAGTGGGCAGTTTGCTGCACAGACCTGAGGACCTGCGTCAGGAGCCCCATCATCCGCAGAAAAAGCCAGGTAGATATGTCGGCTCcgacctgtaatcccaacacagaAGGCAGCTGGGGATAGCCAGGCCTCTTGAGTTTGTTCGCCAGCCAGCTTAGCAAAACCAGTCAGAGACCCTGTACCAAAAAAtaaagtggccgggcggtggtggcacacgcctttaatcccagcactcaggaggcagagccaggtggatctctgtgagttcgaggccagcctggtctacaaagcgagttccaggacaggctccaaagctacacagagaaaccctgtctcacaaaaataagataaaataaaaaataaataaagtgaagagtGACTAAGGGAGTCATCCAACGTTGACTTCTGACCTTGACACCCATAAacgcatacatgtacacacacctgcatgtacgtgtacacatacaaatatatccaacacacacactttaaacagtcttcattcattcttccatATTCCTGATTattctgttttcctcttccttaGTGGTGGAGGTTGcccccagggccttgtacattctACCacggagctacatccccagctcgttttttaaagctttatagGTGTCGGTGTGGGTGGTGAATGcaggctctggtgtgtgtgtgtgtgtgtgtgtgtgtgtgtgtgtgtgtgtgtgtgtggaggtcagagaataactggCCGGGgtttgctctctccttccatcctgtgggtcctagggattggaCTCAAGTCACCAGGCAGAGCCGTGAGCACATTCCCTCACTGAGCAATCTCAGTGGTCCTCTCGGGGCTCGGTGCTTTGGAGGCATCTTGTTCCGTGGCCTGGGCAGGTCTTGAGGTCTTGAATTTATAGGCCTTCGGCCGCAGCCTCCTGattagctggggttacaggagtcgACTTTCCCCTGGGTTCTGGTGTTTTAAATGCATCTTTCTCTGGGCTCATGTGCTTCAGAAGAAGGTAAAGCCGGCCTGTCACACGGGTGGAGGAAGGATAACTCAGAGCACAGCCTTCCAGCTGAGCCGGGGGTTGTAGCTTCACGGCGCCTGCCTGACACACGGGGGACCCTGAGTTAGATACCCAGGACTTTCAAATGAATGAagttgagctgggtgtggtggtgcatgtttaaactgaggctgaggcagaactgCTTgcggtgagttcaagaccagcctgagctgtatAGTGAATTGtaagaccctgttccaaaacaaCAGATTAAGCCGATCCACATAATTAACAAACAACAAATTAAGCCaatgtaatgccagcactcgaggcagaagcagaaggatcaggaattcaaggccaccctcagccACTTGTGGAGTTGGAAGACAGTGTAGCTTAGTGAGaactggtctcaaaaaaaaaaaaaagaaaagaaaagaaaaagtgatttAATTCCTGTCTTTTCCCTTTTTGATggactaaatattttcttttttggtttttgggaattgaacttgctGGGTACGTTCTTCTCCTGTAtgatgttacattcttttatgtagTTACATTCTCCTTTATGATGTTATGTAGTTACATTCTCCTTTATGAAgttacatttttctcctttatgaTGTCATAGTGCAGGGCAgcagtttcaaaacaaaacagtaaccaCAAAATGTTATTCTgggggctgggcatgtagcttaGCTGGTACATGTGTAACATGTGGGAGCCTTGGGTCTGATCCTCCAGGCTGTGTAAACTGCGTGTGGCGGAACTGGTGTGTaaccccagcatctgggagggcaggaggtggaggcaggagggtctctgatgCCAGCTAGGGCGACACAGTGAGAATGTGTCAGAGAAGCTGGGGAGCTTGTTAAGTCACACACAGTTCAAGACCTGGGCGACATGAGACCTTCTCAGAAAATCAAAGAGAACAAAACGGTCCTTCTGTTGGGGAGAAATGTCCAGCTGTGGAGGAAGGAACCgatgtgacccccccccccctttagatGTCTGAACGCCACGGTCTTAGCTTGCCCTCCCCTTTGAGGCGGACGTCATCTTCAGCTTGGCTGTTTTTCTGTCCTGGTGATTTGGAGTGAATTGGGATGATTCTGCCCATTTTGCAGGTAGGAAAGGAATGGAGGGTGTGAGGCGGCTTCTGAAGCTTCGGTCTCTTGtttcatctctctttccctccagccttcctcagAGGCCAGGCCCTCTCCCTTCCAGGAAGGTTGTCAAGAGTCCCCTCTCCTCCTGGGGCATCCATGACAAAAACAGCTGCTCCCTGctctcagcccctcctcccaccccagcttcagCCATGTTTCCCTAGGTTCACTTGCCAAATGTGTGCTCCGCTTGGATCCGTTTTCTGCTCAGAGGCACCCGCAGGCTTCACAGTGGGGGGTCAGGTGGGCATGTTCTTGTCATCAGACTACTTGAACTGCATGCCGCAGCTGAGAGCTAATGATGTCCCCAAACCCCCGTGCTAGAGGAGAATGCAAGTCCGGAAACCTTCGCAGTTTGGTGGCCAGAACAGCCAGCATTCTCGGGGAATTTCTCCCGAAGGGAGCTGCTTGCCGAGACCATTTGCGGTACTCGGCTCCTTTGATGtcagccttttttaaaaatagaatttttattctatgtgtatgggtgctttgcctgcttatgtgtctgtgcactacCACGGGGTGCACCTGGaatctgcagaggtcagaagaaggggtcagatcccctggaacttcaGTTATAGACCATTGTGAGCCCCCAGGTAGAtcctgggaattgagcccaggccctgtggaagagcagccagtgccctttaactgctgaactatttcTCAGACCCTGATAATAccttttttgaaaatgtattcttgctgggcggtggtggcacacacctttaatcccagcactcgggaggcagaggcaggcagatctctgtgagttcgaggccagcctggtctattagagcaagatccaggacaggcaccaaagctacagtaCAGAAAAACTGTCTTATATCACCTAAGCTGACCTTCACTGACCtcttgcctcccccccccccccccccccccccgagggcTGGGACCACAGGCGTTTGCCCATACCTGGTAAAGGATCCTTTGTGCTGAAAGTCACCCCTTCATGGCTCCGTACCATTTCCTTAGCAGTTTATTAAGGATCAGTGGAGGGTTGGAAGGGGGGCTgcaggcctttcatcccagcactggggaagcagaagcaggcagatctcagagtctGAGGTCGACccagtctatatagcaagttccaggacagccagggtgttgCAAGCAAGAAGATAGATATGTGTAATTGACAtaacaaaagttatattttattatgctgaggGTCATCGCACAAGGTTCACACTCTAAATTCCTAACTACGGTCCTAAGCCTATCTCCCCAAGGCTACTCACCTATGTGACATATCTGAGCAGAAGGTCAGGTCCACACTCTGATAGAAGTCTCTGATTTAAGGGTCAGGATCCTGGGGGAgactctccagctccaggatagaTCAAGGTGGCATCTCTCCAGATGTGCAGAGCATTGCTCTTGGTCTCTGCTTATACGTCCAGTGAGTGTCATGAGGCACCTAGGACTGTGCCTGGTTATCTGGAATGAGTGATGTCATTGGCTTCTGGTTATTAGGTGCAGCCTTGGGCGTAGTGGGATGCCTGACTGAGCTATTTTGACATGTCCAGAAGGCATCTTTTATATGCTCATTACATTCCATCCCCTGGTCTTTGAGGTATACACAGTGCCAATGGGGGCCACACATAAGAATTACTAGCAGTTTCCCAGAAATTGGCAAATTCAGGCCAcaacaggaaaaggagaaagcataGAATAACTATCTCAATTACTAATAGACAAATACATGCCAGAAAATTAATCTCAGGCATTAAAACATACCATTATTAAGCAAAGTGGTCAAAACAGTGTCGATCACAGGATACTGCTATGATCCCTATGGCATATACACATTTTTCCAAATTTATATTTTCCACAGGTTTGGTTTGCACCAAATTGAGAAACAGATTCAGAAATAAAAGGTAATGCCCTCACTTCCAAACAAAAATGTCCCAAAGTGGGGCATAGCAGGTTTGGAGTTGTAGGACTCTGAGCAGAACCAATCATAGAGCGTCATCCTAACTGGATCCGGGTCAAGTAGGAGGAGTCCGTAGGTCGTGGCTGTGGGCCGGGGGTTTTCTTCTTTAATGAAAAGAGCAACTAAGAGTCTAGTGAGCTTCAGGTTCCAGTGTTGTCTCTCAGTTGTGTGTATGCTAATATTATAAAAAAgcagctgggtggcggcggcggcggccgcttttaatctcagcactggagaggcaggcagatctctttggtAGAGGTCaacctacagagcaagttctaggacagccggggctacacagagaaaccctgtcatgaaaaacaaaacaaactgataTATATTGTGAAAAAGCAAATGATAGATATAAAGCATCAAGAAGTCTGGCGAGTCTTTGCCGGCGTCCATCTTGGATCTAAAATCAATGTATACAGACCATCTCTTTTGGCAAAAATGGCAATTACTTGGTGGGGTAGAAACAGGAATCTGGAATACAATATTCCTTGCCTGAGGTGGTATGGAGATGATACATCTCCCGAAGACGTTTCTCCAGTCAGGGTTTGCACAGATGTGTCTGCAGGAACCATACACAGCTGGTTCGTCCCCTCTGGTGTGAAAGTggtctctggagctcactgtcaTAGCTCCTCCTAAAATGAAGGTTATTAAACAAGCCCAAAATAATCATAAGGAATTTGCATGTAAAAAAGGCCAATATGATGTATACCAAAAGCCAAAGGTTCTCCTTTATCCAGTGGAATAAGTTCCACGTGAAGAAGCAAGGATAGTCAAATCTAAACATACTACCAGTCACATCAAATAAAGAGCACTTTTGAAGGTTGCTGCTAACTTTATGGGACAGGCAATAGTGTCCGCGTTGAGTGCAGCTGATAAATGTtggactctgtctctctgcctccagtgGAAATGTCATTAATGGCTTTCTAGTCTTCCCtagtatcttagggtttctattgctgtgataaaacaccatgaccagcaagcaaattggggaggaaagggtttatctggcttacacttcttcattgctgtttatcactgaaggaagtc
This DNA window, taken from Peromyscus maniculatus bairdii isolate BWxNUB_F1_BW_parent chromosome 21, HU_Pman_BW_mat_3.1, whole genome shotgun sequence, encodes the following:
- the Stox1 gene encoding storkhead-box protein 1 isoform X2; this translates as MAPPVQLAPGSLALVLSPREAGQAAGEPGGRALFRAFRRANARCFWNARLARAASRLAFLGWLQRRVLLVRAPQPCVQVLRDAWRRRALRSPRGFRITAVGDVFPVQMSPIAQCRFVPLAEVLCCVIADMNAAQVAVTQESLLEHLKKHYPGHRAWRLIIQLFGMELKEDRLFCGTART